Within Myceligenerans xiligouense, the genomic segment CGCACGCGGCGGCGCCGCGCCCACCCAGGCGAGCACGAGGCCGTCGAACCCCTTGAGGAACCTCTGCGAGCGGACGCCGCCGGTGGCCCGCCCCTTGCCCGGGTAGAGGTCGAACGGCGTCACCTTGCCCATGCCGGCCTCGACACCCGGCAAAGCTTCCGCCGCACCCGCGATCGTCACCACCGACGCCGCGGTGCCGGCCCGTACCGCGCCGAAGAACACGACCTTCTGGTCCGCCGCGAGCTTGATCCCCGCGATGCCGCCGCCGGACCTGCCCTGCGGCCGCACGGCGGAGGCCGGGAAGTGCAGGAGCGAGGAGTCCGAGGAGACGAACACCAGCTCGTCGTCGTCCGTCACGAGCGCGGTGCCGACCACCTCGTCGTCGTCCTTGAGCCCGATGACCGTCCAGTCCTCGCCGTTCTTCGGCACATCGGTGCTCGTCACCCGCTTCACCACGCCCGCCGCGGTGCCCAGCGCGAGTGTCGGGGCGCCCTCGGCGAGGGACAGCAGCCCCAGCACCGTCTCGTCCCCGTCAAGATCGACGAGCTCGGACAGCGGCAGCCCGCCGGACAGCGACGGCGCCCCGTCCGTGGGCGGCAGTGTCGGCAGCTCGACCACCGGAACGCGCAGCGCACGCCCCCGTGAGGTGACCAGCGCGATGTCGCCGCGCGTGGTGGCGGCGCAGTCGGCCCGCAGCGCGTCGTGCGCGGCGCGGTTGCCCTCGCGGGACACCGGGGCGTCGTCCGTCAGCCGGGCCAGCAGCCCGGTCGCCGACAGCACGACCCGTGTGGGGGAGTCGGCGATCTCCAGGTTCAGGTCGTCCAGCGCGCCCTTCTTGCCGCGCGCCGCCGGAGCGGCCGAACCGACGCTGCCGCCCTCGGCGTCCAGCAGGATCGTGCGACGCGGTGTGCCGTACGTCTTGGCGACCTCGCCCATCTCCTTCGACACGAGCCGGTGCAGCACCTTCTCGGAGCCGAGGATCTCCTCGAGCTTGGCGATCTCCAGCCGCAGCTCCTCCTGCTCCTTCTCCAGCTCGATGCGCGAGAACTTCGTGAGCCGGCGCAGCTGGAGATCGAGGATGTAGGCGGCCTGCGCCTCCGAGAGGTCGAACACGCTCATGAGGCGCTCACGCGCCGCCCCGGCGTCGTCCGACGAGCGGATCACCTGGATGACCTCGTCGATGTCGAGGATCGCGACGAGCAGGCCCTCGACCAGGTGCAGCCGTTCCTGGCGCTTCGTCAGGCGGAACTGCGTCCGTCGTCGGACCACGTCCACCCGGTGATCCACCCAGACGCGCAGCAGGTCGAGCAGGCCGAGCGTGCGCGGCTGCCCGTTCACGAGCGTCACGTTGTTGATGCCGAACGTGTCCTGCAGCGGCGTGGTGCGGTACAGCTGCTCCAGCACGGCCTCAGGGTCGAAACCGGCCTTCACCTCGATGACCAGCCGGAGCCCGTGGCTGCGGTCCGTGAGGTCCTGGACGGCGGTCACGCCCTGGATCTTCTTGGCCTTGACGCCGTCGGCGATCTTCTCGATCACCTTCTCCGGGCCCACCGTGTACGGCAGCTCCGTCACCACGATGCCGCGGCGCCGGGGCGTCACGTTCTCGATCCGCGCGGTCGCCCGGGTGCGGAACGTGCCGCGGCCCGTGCGGTAGGCGTCCCGCACGCCGTCCAGGCCCACGATCTTGCCGCCGCTCGGCAGGTCGGGGCCGGGCACGAACCGCTGGACGTCCTCCAGCGTGGGGTCCGGGTGCTTCAGCAGGTGCTGGGCGGCGGCGACCACCTCGACGAGGTTGTGCGGCGGCATGTTCGTCGCCATGCCCACAGCGATCCCCGAGGCGCCGTTGACCAGCAGGTTCGGAATGGCCGCGGGCAGCACGTCCGGCTGGGTGAGCTTGTTGTCGTAGTTCGGCACGAAGTCGACGACGTCCTCGTCGAGATCCGCGGTCATCGCCGTGGCCGACGCCGCGGGCCGGGCCTCCGTGTACCGGGGGGCCGCGGGGCCGTCGTCGAGCGAACCGAAGTTCCCGTGCCCGTCCACCAGCGGCAGACGCAGCGAGAAGTCCTGCGCGAGACGCACCAGGGCGTCGTAGATCGCCGTGTCGCCGTGCGGGTGGAGCTTTCCCATCACCTCGCCCACCACGCGCGAGGACTTCACGTGGGCGCGGTCGGGGCGCAGCCCCATGTCCGCCATCATGTAGAGGATGCGGCGCTGCACCGGCTTGAGGCCGTCGCGCGCGTCCGGGAGCGCACGGCTGTAGATGACGGAGTACGCGTACTCGAGGTACGAGGCCTCCATCTCCGCCGAGACATCGATGTCGACGATCGTCTCGTGGATCTCGCTCTCGTCGAGCGGGGCGGACGACGGCTTACGGGCCATTCTTCTTCGGGCTCCTGCGGGATGGGACGGAAGGGTACGTGCCGCGTGCGAGGGGGTGAGACGCTGCGCGACAGGCCAAACCTACACTTGTTCGACGGCAGCACTGGTTAGCCTTGCCGTGTGAGCGACGACGCCGTGGGCGTGCAGGAGCAGGACGCCCCGTACCCGGTCGAGTGGGAGGCCGACGTCGTGCTGCGCGACGGCAGCACCACGCACCTGCGCCCGATCCGGCCCGACGACGCCGACGCCCTCCAGCGTTTCCACATGGCGCAGTCCCAGCGTTCCACCTACTACCGGTTCTTCGCGGCACTGAACCGGATCCCGGAGCGGATGCTGCGGCAGTTCGTCACCGTGGACCACATCGACCGCGTCGCGCTGGTCGCCGTCCGGCCGGCGGACGCGACGCCACCCGGCCGCGTCGCCGGGGACGACGCCGCGCGTGCCCAGGACGGCCTTCCGGCCTCCGGGGAGGGCGCCGCTCCCGCGCCCGGCGAGGAGATCCTCGGCGTCGCGCGGTTCGACGTGGTCCCCGGCCCGGGCCCCCGCACCGCCGAGGTCGCGTTCAACATCGCCGACTCCGTGCAGGGCCGCGGCCTCGGGTCCGTACTCCTGGAGCACGTCGCCGACGCCGCGCGCGAGCGCGGCATCCGCCGCTTCGTCGCCGAGGTGCTGCCCCAGAACCGCGCCATGCTCGGGGTCTTCCGGGAGGCGGGCTATGCCATCGAGCAGCGCCTCGACGACGGGTTCGTGCACGTCGGCTTCGACCTCGACCCCACCGACCGCTCCCGCGAGGTCATGGCCGATCGCGAGCACCGCGCCGAGGCCGTCTCGATGGCGGGCCTGCTCGGCGCCCGCCGCGTCCTCCTCGTCGGGCCGGGGGAGATCGGGGACGACGACGGTGCCGAGGTGGGCGGCGCGGAGGCGGGCGGCACGGAGGCGGGCCCGAGGCACTCTCTGGAAGCCCTGCAGGCCGCGCGGGTCGTCGAGTCGCACCGCGCCGATCCGGGCGACACCGAGCTGACGGTCCTGGGCGTGGCGGGGGAGGCGACCCGGCCGGCCGCGGCACCGGAGCCGGTGGCCGTGCCCGAGCCGGTAACGGTGCCCGAGCCGGAAGCGGCACCGGATGATCCGGACGCCGCGCCGGGGCGGACGACCGCGCCCGGTACGCCGTCGTCGGCCATCCGCTACGCCGGCACGTGGGACGACGTCGGGGAGACCGACCTGCTGCTCGTGGCCGGGCCGCCCGGCCGGGCGATCGAGGCCGTGCGGCGCGCCGCGACCCGGGGCGCCCGGGGCGTCGTGGTGTTCTCGGGCGGGTACGCGGAGACCGGGCGGGCAGGGCTGTCCCGGCAGCGCGAGTTGCTGCGGGTGGCCCACTCGGCGGGGATGCGGGTCGTGGGGCCGGCGTCGTACGGGCTGATCACCAACGCGGCGGGCGCGCGTCTGCGTGCGTCGCTGGCGGAGCACGTCCCGCCGGACGGCGTGGTCGGGCTGTTCTGCCAGTCCGCCCCGGCGGCCGTCACGCTCTCGGAGACGGTGACCCGGCGCGGGCTGGGCGTCTCGTCGATGGTGTCGGCGGGGCACCGCGCGGACGTGTCGGGCAACGACCTGATGCAGTACTGGCAGGACGACCCGACCACCGGCGTCGTGTGCCTCTACCTGGAGACGCTCGGCAACCCCCGCAAGTTCTCGCGGGTCGCCCGGCGGCTCGCGGCGCGGAAGCCGGTGGTCGTGGTGGTCGCGGGGCGGTCGGGGCACGTCGTGCCACCCGGGCACGTGGTGCGGACCACGCGGGCGCCGCGCCGGATGCTGGACGAGGTGCTCACGCAGTCGGGCGTGATCCGGGCGGAGAACACCCACCAGCTCATGGACGTCGCGCAGGTCGCGGCCCACCAGCCGCTCCCGCACGGGCGGCGCGTGGGCATCCTGGCGGGGTCGCCCACGCTGCTCACGCTGGTGTCGGAAGCGTGCGGCGCCGCGGGGCTGGAGGTGCGTGAGGCGGTCGCGCTGCCGCCGGGGGCGTCCGACGAGGACGTCGAACGCGCCGTCGCGAGCCTGTACGCGCCGGAGGCCTGCGACGCCGTCGTCGTCGTGGACGTCCCGGTCGTGGTGCCGCGCTCCGACGGGATCGCGCGCGCCGTCGCCGCGGCGGCGGCGCGGACCGGGCGCACCACCGTGGCGAGCATGCTCGGGCTGCACGGCATGCCGGAGGTGCTCCGGTCGGGCGACGTGCGGGTCCCGGCGTTCTCGACCCCCGAGGACGCGGTCTGGGCGCTGGGTGCGGTGGTGCGGTACGCGCGCTGGCGCAAGCAGGACCACGGGGAGCCGGTGCGCCCCGAGGGCGTCGACCGCGCGCGGGCGCGAGAGCTGGTGGCGGACGCGCTCGGGAACGGCGCGGTGGGCGTGACGAACGGCGGGGCCGGGCCCGGGACGGCGGAGGCGCTGCCGCTCGACGACGACCGCGCCGCCGCGCTGCTCGCCTGCTACGGGATCCGGCTCTGGACCGCGCGCACCGTGGGCTCCCCGGACGAGGCGGTGGCCGCCGCCCGCGAGATCGGCTGGCCGGTGGCGCTCAAGATCGCGACGCCCGCGCTGCGCCACCGTGCGGACCTGGGCGGGGTGAAGCTCGACATCGCCGAGGAGTCGGAGCTGCGGGCCGACGCGACGCGGATGCAGGCCGCCGCGGGGTCGCTGGTCCCGGCCGTGGACCCGGCGCTGGAGGTCCAGGCGATGGCACCGCCGGGCGTGGCGTGCGTGATCCGGAGCCGGGAGGACGACCTGTTCGGCCCGGTGGTGTCCTTCGGGCTGGCGGGGGACGCCACCGACCTGCTGGACGACGTCTCGCACGGCGTGCCCCCGCTGACCGACGTCGACGTGGCGCGGATGGTGCGCGGCGTGCGGACCGCGCCCCGCCTGTTCGGCTACCAGGGAGCGCCGTCGGCGGACGTGGCCGCGCTCGAGGACGTCCTGGCCCGGGTGTCGGTCATGGCGGACGACCTCCCGGAGCTCGCGTCGCTGGAGCTCTACCCCGTGACGGTCGCGGAACGCGGCGCGTCGGTCCTCTATGCCAGAATCCGCCTCCGCCCGGCGTCCCGCCGCACGGACCCCCTCCGCAGATCCCTCCCGGAATAACGGGCACCCCAGACCCCTGCTGAGTACGGTTCAGCAGGGCTTCGAACCCATTCCCTGAAAGGTCTGCGCGACCCTGCTGAACGCAGGTCGGTACCGGTCAGGGCCAGAGGGACTCGGCGGCGGTGCTGCGGCGGCGGGCCGTGGCCGCCGTCATGTGGCGCATGTGGTGGCGGCGGCAGAGCACCTCGTAGGCGGTGTCGCCGGTGGCGCCGGCATCGCTGTCGTCGGCGGTGTCCCCGATGACCACCTGGTCTCCCTCGGTGACCATGACGCCGTCGACGGTCCGCGCGTTGTGCGTGGCGCGTGCGCCGCACCAGCACAGGGACTGCACCTGGAGCACCTCGATCCGGTCGGCGAGCTCGAACAGGCGCGCCGACCCGGGGAACAGGCGGGTGCGGAAGTCGGTGGTGATGCCGAACGCGAACACGTCGATCTCGGTCTCGTCGACGAGCCGCGCGAGCTGCTCCACCTGGCGCGGTGAGTAGAACTGCGCCTCGTCGCACACCAGGTGGTCGACGGCGTGGCCCGCGCGCCGCTCGGCGTGCACCTCGGCCCAGAAGTCGGTGTCGTCGAGCACCTCGCGGGCGTGCACCTCCAGCCCGAGCCGGCTGGACAGCCGCGCCACGCCCGCACGGTCCCCGCGCGTGAAGATCAGGCCGCGCCGCCCGCGCGCGGTGTAGTTGTGGTCGGTCTGCAGGGCCAGGGTGGACTTGCCGGAGTCCATGGTCCCGGTGAAGAAGACGAGCTCGGCCACGGTACTCCTCGCGGGGTCGGGTCAGGCCACCGCGACGAGCAGCGGCACGTGCATCTCGTACGGGGTCAGGGAGCCGTGCACGCCCGGCATGGCACGGGCGTCGGGGGAGTGCAGGCGCGAGTCGACGACCGTCGTGGCCCCCGAGCCGTCCGCACCCCCGGTCATGGCGACCACGACATCACCGATGACGGCTCGCACGTGCTCCGGGACATCCGAGCCCGGTCCCGTCGCCGGGCCGAACCATCCCTGGCGGACGGCCTCGTCACGCGATCGGACGACGGCGTCCTCGCCCAGCCGGGCGGCCCAGCGCGCCGCGACGTCCGCCGGGTCGGCGTCGTCGCGCGTGTAGACGTGCAGGGCGCGGGGTTCGCCGCCGAGCAGGGCGACGCCCTCCGACAGCGCGGGTTCGGCGGCGACGTCGTACTGCCGCGACGGCTTCGTGGCGACCTGCCCGTGGTCCGCCGTGACGAGCACCAGCGTGCCGCGCGGCACGCTGCGCAGCAGCCGGCGCAGCTCGCGGTCCGTGTCCTCACACGCGGCGCCCCACTGCGAGGACGTCCAGCCGTGCTTGTGCCCCGCCTTGTCCACGGCGCCCTGGTACAGGTAGACGAGCCGGCGTTCCGCGCCGTCTCGCGCGCGGAGGGCGGCGACCGTGGCATCGACGGCATCGCCGAACTGGTTGCCCGTCACCACGTACCGCGGCCCGCGCAGCGCCGCCGAGGTCATCCCCGAGTTGTCGTACTTCCGCGGACCCGGCGCGCTCACCCCGACACCGCTCGCCACGAGCGACTCCAGCACCGTGGGCTCGCGCTGCAGGTCGCGCGGGGCGACGGTGAGCGGCCGCGACATCCGGGGCCCGCGGCGGTACGGGTCGGACTGCTCCTGCCAGGACACGAGCGTGGCCAGCCCGCCCGTGGCCGGGTTGCGCTGGGTGTAGCCGAGCAGCCCGGTGCGGGCCGGGCTGGTGCCGGTACCGAGGGTGGCCAGGGCGGCCGCCGTCGTGCTGGGGAAGCTGGACGTGAGCGTGCGGGATCCCGGCAGGAGGCCGCGCATCGTGGGCGCGTGCCCGCCTCGATCGGTGAGGTTGTGGGTGCCGAGACCGTCCACGACGACGACGACGCAACGGGTGACCGCGCCGAACCCGCCGGCCAGTTCCTCGGCCGCGGCGCGCGAGCCGATCCCCGTGGCGGTGACGAGCTCGTGCCCGAGAGCGCCGGCGGCGGCGGGCAGCACGCCGGCGAGGCTCTCCAGGCCGTACGACGGCGCCACCAGGCCCGCGGGCAGATCGGTCAGGCCGCCGGGTACCGGCCGCCCGGACGTGTCGGTCGGTGGCGTCACGCGGCGGTGGCCCGGGACAGGGCCTCGGCGAACTCGGTGGCGGCGCGGACGGCGTCGTTCCCCTCCGCCGCCGACGACACGCGCACGACGACATCGTCCGGCAGGGACTGGCCGGTCAGCCCGTGGTCCGCCGTGCAGTTCGGGTCGCCGCAGGTGGCCGGTTCGAGGTCGATGCGGCGCGCGCCGCCCCAGCCGATGGCGAGGTTCAGCTCCAGGCGGGACGCGCCACGCGGGTGCTTCTCCGGCTCACCGATGATGTGGGTGAGCCCCACCGACCGGACCTCCTTCAGCGGGACCGCCTCCGTGGTGGCGGCAGCCTGGCCGGGGCGGCCGTCGTCCTCGTCGGCGGGCTGGTCGTCCACGTGCGCCGTGATGAGGCGGGTGGGTGTCAGGACGAGGACCGTCAGGTGCCGGCGCACCTCGGAGTCGAACGTGGTCTCGGCCTGCACCAGGTGTGCCACCACGTCCTCGCCCGCGAGCGCGACCTCGAGCAGGTCGGAGACGAGCTGCGGGTAGTACCCGGCGCGGTGCAGTCGGGTGTTCAGCGTCTTGCGCATCTCGGCGGCGGGGGCGGTAGGCACCAGGTGATTGTCCCACTGACAGGGACATGAGGGCCAGTTCGTGGCCAGGACCTGTGGATTGCCGCCGGAGGGGGAAGGAAGGTGGCGGGAGCTGACCGCTCCGCGATCAGCCTTCGGGGCGCGAGCCGAAGACGATCTCGTCCCAGCTCGGGACCTGCGCGCGGCCCCGGCGGGCCGAACGGCGGCGCGACGGCGGCTTCGTCTTGTCCCCGGTCGCGCTGTCCCCGGACGGCCGCGCGCCGTCGCGCCCGCCCGGCGTGTCACCGGTGGCCGCGGAGTCCGCCGAGTCCCGTCCCGCACCGTCGTCGCCGTGCTCGGGCCGTGCCGCCTTGGCGGGCGCGGGCCGCAGCGCCTTGGGCACCGCGCCCGTGAGCGGACCGCCGGTCCGGAGCGCGGCGGTGCGCGGCCGCCGCTCCTCGTCCCGGTCGGGTCCGGGGATCTCCCACTGGCTCGGGCCGTCCCACTCGAGCTGCGTCCCGGAGGCCGAGGGGTCCGCGGGGGCGGGCTCGCCCGACGAGGACTCGGGGCCCTGCTTGCCGCGCCGTGCGCCGAGGTCGACGACGGCGGCCGGGGCCGGTTCGCCCTCGTGCGACGCTCCCGCGGCCTCGGTGGACGGGCGCTCGGAACCGTTCGTGGCCCGTTCGCCGGGGGTGAACTCCGATGCGCCGGTTCCGGCCGTGCCGACTCGCGGGGTACCGGTTCCGGGGGTGCCGACCCTCGGCGTGCCGCCTCCGGGCGTGCGGACTCGCGGGGTGCCGCTCCCCGGCATGCCGACTCGCGGTGTGCCGGCTCCGGGTGTGCCGACCCTCGGGGTGCCGACCCTCGGGGTGCCGACCCCCGGCGTACCAGGCCTCCGCGTGCCTGCCCCCGGCGTGGCCGGGTCCAGGCGGCGCCGGCGGGGTGACAGATCGTCCAGGTCGAGCTCGCCGGCATCGACGTCGGACGGCGGGGCGCTGCGCTGCGGGCGCTGGCCGCGGCGCTCGGAGAGACCGTCGAGCAGCAGGTCGGTCTCGTCGTCGACGGCGGCGGCGCGGCCGTACCCGCGGGTGGGAGGCAGCGCCGTGACGGTGCGGGAGACGGGCCCGCCGTCGTCCTCGGGGAGGGCGAGCCAGCGCGCCTCGTCGTCGAGCGCGATCACCGCCCCGCCCCGCGGGTCGAACGACCAGCGCGCCACCCGCTCGCCGGCGTCGACCGTGAACCTCAGGGTGACGACCCACGGCGCGACGCCCTCGCGGGTCGCCGTCCACGTGACGGTGGCGGGGCTGCTGCCACGTTCCCTCAGCCGCTTGTCGGCGAGGTCGCCGATGGTCGCCGTGCCGCCGTCCTCGGACATCACGGCCTTCGCGCGGACGCGCCCCACGGCGTGCTCGCGCTCCGAGGCCACCGGGTACTCGAAACGGCGGATCTGCTCCGTGGGCATGCCGGACTCGGCGGCGAGATCGTCGGCCGTGGCGCCCGCGCGCAGCCGCGCCTGGATGTCGCGGGGGCGCATGGCCAGTTCCTCGTCGGCACGGATCGACTCCATCCGGGGGCGATCACCACGCACCGCGGCACGGAGGGCGTCCGTGATGGGCAGCGTGTGCTCGGCGCCGTCGGGACCGACGACCACCAGGCGGTCACCGTCCTCGTGCAGCCGTACGAGCTCGAGCTCGTCCATCGTCTTTACCTCCGCATGGGCTCGCGTGCACCTGCGAGACTGCCATCATCCATGCGATACGACCAACAGGCGCGCCGGGAATCCCGGACTGACGGGCGTGTGGCCGAACGCGGGATCGCCGGGCGGGACCCGGGCGTCCCCGCTGCCGGTCATTCCCTGGACGAATGAAGGTTCGCGATGTCATACCACGGTTTCCCCGGTCTTGCCGAGTGAACATCGAAACTTATGGGCACGGCAATTCCGGCAGGATGGCTGACGTGAGCGAAAACTCTCTCCCCCCTGTTCCTCCTGGCGCCGGCATCGATATCGCGGGACTCCGCGCCCTCGCGGTGCGCCTCGCCACCACCGCCGGGGCGCTCGTGCGCGAGGGGCGCCCCGAGACGGTCGAGGTCGCCGCCACGAAGTCGACCGGGACCGATCCGGTCACCGAGATGGACCGCGCGTCGGAGGACCTGCTGCGCGAGATCCTCGCCGCGGAGCGGCCCGACGACGCCATCCTGGGCGAGGAAGGCGACGACGTGGCCGGCACGAGCGGGCTCACCTGGGTCGTCGACCCGATCGACGGCACGGTCAACTACCTGTACGGCGTCGCGGGCTGGGCGGTGTCCGTCGCCGTCGTCGCCGGGCCGCCGGACCCCGCCGAGTGGACGATCCTCGCGGGCGCCGTGCACTCCGTACCCCAGAACACCACGTGGTCGGCGGGTCTCGGCGAGGGCGCCACGCGCGACGGGCGGCCGATCGGCGTGTCGCGCCCCGCGTCGCTGTCGGAGTGCCTGGTCGGTACCGGCTTCGGGTACGACGCCGACCGCCGGGCCTCGCAGGCGGTGGTGCTGACCCACGTGCTGCCGCAGGTGCGCGACATCCGGCGGCTGGGTTCGGCGGCGATCGACCTGTGCCTGTTGGCCCAGGGGGCGATCGACCTGTACTACGAACGCGGGCTGAACCCGTGGGACATGGCGGCCGGCGCGCTCGTGGCGACCGAGGCCGGTGCCGTGCTGACGGGGCTGCGGGGGCGTCCGGCCACGGGTGACATGGTGGTCGCGGGCGGCGCGGACTTCGTCGCTCCGCTGGCGAAGATTCTCGAGGCGGCCAACGCCGACGAGGGGTAGAAAAGGGGTTCGGACCCGCAGGTCCGATCTGTCGGACGGCCGGTCGCGGGCCGCTTCCGACGGGCTATCGCGCCGGAAGCGTGTCACGGTGTGAAACACGTGTGGCGGAATCCTGTTCACTGATGGGGGCCACAGTAGATCGACGGCCAGGTCACAGCACCTGTTGGCCCAGGTCAGCAGTGACGTGACGCGGTTAACACCCATACGTGTCGCGCGGCGAGAAAAAATGGTGCAGAATCCGTTCGCCCGTCCGGGAACAAAACCCGGCCCCCATGCATTATCAGCTCAGCCCCCATCGACGGAAGACCCACGGAGACACCAATGGCCACTGATTACGACGCACCTCGCAAGACCGACGAGGACGTCGAGCAGGACTCGATCCAGGAGCTGCAGGCTCGCCGCCAGGACAAGTCGTCCGGCGTCGTGGACGAGGACGAGACCGAAGCGGCGGAAGGGTTCGAGCTCCCGGGCGCGGATCTTTCGGGTGAGGAGCTCGCCGTCCGCGTGCTGCCCCGCCAGGCCGACGAGTTCACCTGCTCGAGCTGCTTCCTCGTGCATCACCGCAGCCAGCTCGCGGCCGAGAACGGCGGCCAGCCGATCTGCACGGAGTGCGCCGCTGCCTGACCCAGCGCGCGACGCGAGCACACCTCGCGAGTTTTCGACACCAGGCTGTCACGTGTTCGTGGCAGCCTTTGTCGTGTTCGCGGCCGGCTATCTCGCGTGCTTCGTGGAGACGGCCGCCACCAGGGTGTGGGGGTCGCGGGTCGAGACGAGCCAGTAGGGCGTCGGGTCCTGAGGGTCGGCGACGGAGATGCGGACGCCCGTGCGGGCCCACGCGCGCAGGCACACGTAGGCGCGTGCGTCCAGGCCCGGGCCGAGCTCCCAGCGCATGTCCGTCGCGTCGAGCGGGGTCGCCCCGCCGAGCTGGGCCAACGGGATGCTGGCCCGCCCGGCCTGCAGCACGCCGCCGCTCACCTGCACCACGGGCGACGTCGTCGCCAGCGCGATCACCGCGATCGCGCAGATCAGGACTCCCGTGGCGACGCCCAGCGGAGGGCTGAACGGCCACGGCACGATCCCCGCGATGACACCCAGTCCGACGGCGCCCAGCCAGCCGCCCGGCCCGGGCAGCAGGCGCTCGTGGAACTTGGGGGTGGCGCGGGAGGTCATGGAGGACATCATCCCGTACCCTCGCAGCGTGCCTCACGACGACACCACCGATCCCGGCAGCACCGTGGACGTGCTCATCCAGCTGCTCGACCCTCGTGTTCCCGTCCCCGCCTACGCCCATCCGGGCGACGCCGGTGCGGACCTCGTGACCACGCAGGACGTCGAGCTGCCGCCGGGCGGCCGGGCGACGGTCCCGACCGGGGTGGCCGTCGCGCTGCCCGACGGCTACGCCGCGTTCGTCCACCCGCGCTCCGGCCTCGCGGCCAGGCACGGGGTCACGCTCGTCAACGCGCCCGGCACGGTCGACGCGGGCTACCGTGGCGAGATCAAGGTGACGCTGCTCAACACCGACCTCGGCGAGGCCGTGAAGCTCGCCCGCGGGGACCGCGTGGCGCAGCTCGTGATCCAGAAGGTGGAGCGGGCCCGGTTCCTGCCCGCCGAGACGCTGCCGGGCAGTGCGCGGGGCGCCGGCGGCTTCGGGTCCAGCGGCGGCTGGGCGTCTGCGAGTTCCTAGACCGCCCGCGGGCCGCGTGAACCCCGGACGCGAGGCCCGGCGCCCGACGACGGCGAGCCGCGTGTGCTCGCGGCGAACGCGGCGCGGGACACCCGCGGAGCGTTACCTGGCGTTCGGCGACCGGGACTAAGGTAGAGAGTTGGGCGCGAAGCCCGCGCCCGTCCGAGAGGAGATGGTGGCCAAGTGGGTCTGTTCCGACGTGGAGCGAAGGCGCCGACGCCCGAACCGGAGCCGCAGGTTCCGCAGCGCCAGGCCTCGCCGGCTCCGGCGCAAGGCCCGTTCGACCGTTCCGACGTGGACAAGCCCGGACCGCGCGTCGATCTCGGCGCGATCTGGCTCCCGGTGCTGCCCGGACTCGAACTGCGCATGGAGATCGAGAAGAAGACGCAGAAGGTCACCGGCGTCACCGCCGCTCTCGGCGGGTCGAGTCTGCAGCTCCAGGCGTTCGCCGCACCGAAGTCCTCGGGGATCTGGGACGAGATCCGCGCGGAGATCGCCGACTCCGTGGCCCGCCAGGGCGGCTCGGTCGACGACGTCCCGGGAGTGTTCGGCCGGGAGCTGCTGGTCCACATGCCGGCCACGGCGCCGGACGGCTCGGCCCGTACCCGGCCCGCGCGCTTCATCGG encodes:
- a CDS encoding alkaline phosphatase family protein, with protein sequence MTPPTDTSGRPVPGGLTDLPAGLVAPSYGLESLAGVLPAAAGALGHELVTATGIGSRAAAEELAGGFGAVTRCVVVVVDGLGTHNLTDRGGHAPTMRGLLPGSRTLTSSFPSTTAAALATLGTGTSPARTGLLGYTQRNPATGGLATLVSWQEQSDPYRRGPRMSRPLTVAPRDLQREPTVLESLVASGVGVSAPGPRKYDNSGMTSAALRGPRYVVTGNQFGDAVDATVAALRARDGAERRLVYLYQGAVDKAGHKHGWTSSQWGAACEDTDRELRRLLRSVPRGTLVLVTADHGQVATKPSRQYDVAAEPALSEGVALLGGEPRALHVYTRDDADPADVAARWAARLGEDAVVRSRDEAVRQGWFGPATGPGSDVPEHVRAVIGDVVVAMTGGADGSGATTVVDSRLHSPDARAMPGVHGSLTPYEMHVPLLVAVA
- a CDS encoding GNAT family N-acetyltransferase produces the protein MSDDAVGVQEQDAPYPVEWEADVVLRDGSTTHLRPIRPDDADALQRFHMAQSQRSTYYRFFAALNRIPERMLRQFVTVDHIDRVALVAVRPADATPPGRVAGDDAARAQDGLPASGEGAAPAPGEEILGVARFDVVPGPGPRTAEVAFNIADSVQGRGLGSVLLEHVADAARERGIRRFVAEVLPQNRAMLGVFREAGYAIEQRLDDGFVHVGFDLDPTDRSREVMADREHRAEAVSMAGLLGARRVLLVGPGEIGDDDGAEVGGAEAGGTEAGPRHSLEALQAARVVESHRADPGDTELTVLGVAGEATRPAAAPEPVAVPEPVTVPEPEAAPDDPDAAPGRTTAPGTPSSAIRYAGTWDDVGETDLLLVAGPPGRAIEAVRRAATRGARGVVVFSGGYAETGRAGLSRQRELLRVAHSAGMRVVGPASYGLITNAAGARLRASLAEHVPPDGVVGLFCQSAPAAVTLSETVTRRGLGVSSMVSAGHRADVSGNDLMQYWQDDPTTGVVCLYLETLGNPRKFSRVARRLAARKPVVVVVAGRSGHVVPPGHVVRTTRAPRRMLDEVLTQSGVIRAENTHQLMDVAQVAAHQPLPHGRRVGILAGSPTLLTLVSEACGAAGLEVREAVALPPGASDEDVERAVASLYAPEACDAVVVVDVPVVVPRSDGIARAVAAAAARTGRTTVASMLGLHGMPEVLRSGDVRVPAFSTPEDAVWALGAVVRYARWRKQDHGEPVRPEGVDRARARELVADALGNGAVGVTNGGAGPGTAEALPLDDDRAAALLACYGIRLWTARTVGSPDEAVAAAREIGWPVALKIATPALRHRADLGGVKLDIAEESELRADATRMQAAAGSLVPAVDPALEVQAMAPPGVACVIRSREDDLFGPVVSFGLAGDATDLLDDVSHGVPPLTDVDVARMVRGVRTAPRLFGYQGAPSADVAALEDVLARVSVMADDLPELASLELYPVTVAERGASVLYARIRLRPASRRTDPLRRSLPE
- a CDS encoding DNA gyrase/topoisomerase IV subunit A; the protein is MARKPSSAPLDESEIHETIVDIDVSAEMEASYLEYAYSVIYSRALPDARDGLKPVQRRILYMMADMGLRPDRAHVKSSRVVGEVMGKLHPHGDTAIYDALVRLAQDFSLRLPLVDGHGNFGSLDDGPAAPRYTEARPAASATAMTADLDEDVVDFVPNYDNKLTQPDVLPAAIPNLLVNGASGIAVGMATNMPPHNLVEVVAAAQHLLKHPDPTLEDVQRFVPGPDLPSGGKIVGLDGVRDAYRTGRGTFRTRATARIENVTPRRRGIVVTELPYTVGPEKVIEKIADGVKAKKIQGVTAVQDLTDRSHGLRLVIEVKAGFDPEAVLEQLYRTTPLQDTFGINNVTLVNGQPRTLGLLDLLRVWVDHRVDVVRRRTQFRLTKRQERLHLVEGLLVAILDIDEVIQVIRSSDDAGAARERLMSVFDLSEAQAAYILDLQLRRLTKFSRIELEKEQEELRLEIAKLEEILGSEKVLHRLVSKEMGEVAKTYGTPRRTILLDAEGGSVGSAAPAARGKKGALDDLNLEIADSPTRVVLSATGLLARLTDDAPVSREGNRAAHDALRADCAATTRGDIALVTSRGRALRVPVVELPTLPPTDGAPSLSGGLPLSELVDLDGDETVLGLLSLAEGAPTLALGTAAGVVKRVTSTDVPKNGEDWTVIGLKDDDEVVGTALVTDDDELVFVSSDSSLLHFPASAVRPQGRSGGGIAGIKLAADQKVVFFGAVRAGTAASVVTIAGAAEALPGVEAGMGKVTPFDLYPGKGRATGGVRSQRFLKGFDGLVLAWVGAAPPRALGTGGQPVDLPEADERRDGSGTPLETPVTVVG
- a CDS encoding thymidine kinase, with product MAELVFFTGTMDSGKSTLALQTDHNYTARGRRGLIFTRGDRAGVARLSSRLGLEVHAREVLDDTDFWAEVHAERRAGHAVDHLVCDEAQFYSPRQVEQLARLVDETEIDVFAFGITTDFRTRLFPGSARLFELADRIEVLQVQSLCWCGARATHNARTVDGVMVTEGDQVVIGDTADDSDAGATGDTAYEVLCRRHHMRHMTAATARRRSTAAESLWP